The Desulfosporosinus acidiphilus SJ4 genome has a window encoding:
- a CDS encoding DUF4342 domain-containing protein produces the protein MTLDDLSELIVERKEKNLSEALWSELEKMDILRERMGIGYEEARAALNSAQGDVVKALDFLEKERDGRKPCEEFPDRGQEIWENVKAKMQEFNRTKINLKRNDTTVLSLSAPLGVALAYSVWRKPGLRMLALAGAVGAALNHFHLEVDSIDKSSYNDETFEFHG, from the coding sequence ATGACTTTGGACGACTTATCTGAACTTATCGTGGAAAGGAAGGAAAAGAATTTGAGTGAAGCGTTGTGGTCGGAGCTTGAAAAGATGGATATTCTGCGGGAACGTATGGGTATTGGATACGAGGAAGCCCGTGCTGCTTTGAATTCGGCTCAAGGTGATGTAGTCAAGGCTTTGGATTTTTTAGAAAAGGAACGGGATGGGAGAAAGCCATGCGAGGAGTTTCCTGATCGAGGGCAGGAAATCTGGGAAAACGTCAAAGCCAAAATGCAAGAGTTTAATCGCACGAAGATTAACCTCAAGCGAAATGATACCACCGTGTTAAGTCTTTCTGCGCCCTTGGGGGTGGCTTTGGCTTATTCTGTTTGGAGGAAACCCGGTTTGCGAATGTTGGCTCTTGCCGGAGCTGTGGGAGCAGCGTTAAATCATTTTCATTTAGAAGTTGATTCGATCGACAAGTCTTCTTATAATGATGAAACGTTTGAATTTCATGGCTGA
- the recO gene encoding DNA repair protein RecO, giving the protein MAVYHADALVIRSREYGESDRVLTLFSRELGKLQAVAKGVRKPKSRQRAGAQLFTYGDFLIHKGKTLDTVSQCSPKESFSYLWTDLDRSLTATTMAELLDVSTILGQPNAELFTLTLSCLFLLEQYETSLLLSAYALRLLVILGYRPHLGDCVECGETLKSEKLFFSFEAGGTLCESCRKGYSGRILRAGSLAFMRQLIQVDLAKLERLRWSAWMREEILEILQHFLEYKFERPLKSWRMGNTISDDFGRLI; this is encoded by the coding sequence GTGGCCGTTTATCATGCGGACGCGTTGGTGATTCGTAGCCGAGAGTATGGAGAATCGGATCGGGTGCTCACGCTTTTTTCCCGGGAATTGGGGAAGCTTCAGGCTGTGGCGAAAGGGGTACGAAAGCCTAAGAGCCGTCAGAGGGCTGGGGCGCAGTTATTTACATATGGTGATTTTTTAATTCATAAGGGGAAGACTCTAGATACGGTGAGCCAGTGCAGCCCGAAGGAAAGCTTTTCCTATCTCTGGACAGATCTTGATCGCTCTTTGACTGCGACAACTATGGCAGAGCTATTGGATGTTTCGACGATTCTGGGACAGCCTAATGCCGAACTTTTTACGCTGACGCTGAGTTGTTTATTTCTTCTGGAACAGTATGAGACATCTCTTTTGCTTAGTGCCTATGCCCTGCGTTTGTTGGTGATATTAGGGTATCGTCCGCATTTGGGGGATTGTGTAGAGTGCGGTGAGACGTTAAAAAGTGAGAAGTTGTTTTTTAGTTTCGAAGCAGGCGGTACGCTTTGTGAAAGCTGCAGAAAGGGTTATTCGGGACGTATTCTTCGGGCTGGGAGTCTTGCTTTTATGCGTCAGCTAATTCAGGTCGATCTCGCTAAGCTTGAACGGCTGCGTTGGTCGGCGTGGATGAGGGAAGAGATTCTGGAGATTCTGCAGCATTTTCTGGAGTATAAGTTTGAGAGGCCGCTGAAATCATGGAGAATGGGAAATACTATCAGTGATGACTTTGGACGACTTATCTGA
- the deoC gene encoding deoxyribose-phosphate aldolase → MSEINIAGMTDHTLLKPQASEKDIVALCHEAQEHKFATVCVNPSFVQTAAKLLFGTGIGVAAVVGFPLGATFTETKVSEVFMVKAHGGKEVDMVINIGWAKSGKWEAVERDIFRVVEAAHSCGLLIKVIIETCLLTEEEKKMVAEIVKRSGADYIKTSTGFAGGGATIEDVRNLKTWVGENVKVKASGGIRTKEFALQLIEAGAERLGTSAVLK, encoded by the coding sequence GCCGCAGGCTTCAGAAAAGGATATTGTTGCTTTGTGTCACGAAGCGCAAGAACATAAATTTGCAACGGTATGTGTAAATCCTTCGTTTGTTCAGACTGCTGCTAAACTTTTGTTTGGTACGGGAATCGGCGTGGCCGCAGTTGTAGGATTCCCGTTGGGAGCAACATTCACGGAGACTAAGGTTTCTGAGGTTTTTATGGTTAAAGCTCATGGGGGCAAAGAAGTTGATATGGTTATTAATATTGGATGGGCCAAGTCTGGTAAGTGGGAAGCTGTTGAGCGGGATATTTTCCGGGTAGTTGAAGCGGCTCATTCATGTGGCCTTTTGATTAAGGTAATCATCGAGACCTGCTTGCTTACGGAAGAGGAAAAGAAAATGGTGGCTGAGATTGTCAAACGTTCGGGCGCAGATTATATTAAAACTTCCACGGGTTTTGCCGGCGGCGGAGCCACTATTGAGGATGTGCGAAATCTGAAAACGTGGGTTGGGGAAAATGTTAAGGTGAAGGCTTCTGGGGGGATAAGAACAAAGGAATTTGCTCTGCAATTGATAGAAGCAGGTGCAGAGAGGTTGGGGACGAGTGCGGTGCTTAAGTAG